Sequence from the Psilocybe cubensis strain MGC-MH-2018 chromosome 10, whole genome shotgun sequence genome:
AGCTGGAACTATGGTCATCAACGCCATGTGCGACCTGCTCGCGCGCTATTAAATGCGCTCTGGCGATTTGAGAACAAGGGCAGTTCATGTAAGGTCTTATTGTCATTTTATATGGTAAGGTCTGCTAGAATTCTGTGATAGATGTCTATCCTATACAATTATCAGAAATTTAGACCACCAATCGAAATTGGAGAGTAGAACTACTAGTGCGCCGCTCAAAGTACGGTCATTCCGAGGTTTCCCATGGAATCCGCTGTTCAGAATGCAGTACGCCCAGTTCTAGACCATCAAGGTTTTTCTGCGTTCGACATGCACCCCTGGTAGGACTGCGACAAGATTGTCGAGGTTCTGTCCATATGTCGACGGAGTTATAGGTGATATTTCCTCTCCGGTTTCGCTGGGCAGCTGGGCATCACTGGGCAGCGCCGCTTGGCAAGGTCGCATCACTGCGGCACGAGCCATCATCAGGAAATTACAGCTCGAAAGGGCTCATGGCGCTATAGGGATCTTCAGCTTCAGTCAAACACCTCCCGCTCGTTTGGTTAAGCAACGATAATTTATGTACATAAAGCGGAAGGAACCAACCTGAACCCAAAGTCCTTTGCATCCCAGATATTGTACTATGCACCACTATTAATAAACCAGAATCCAGACTAACATTAAAAAAAGCCGAAGTCGGATGCAAGACTACGCCGCTGCCGTTTACTGCCTTTCAAAATCTGAGTTACAACTTACAAAGGACTTCGGCTGTAGAAAATGGCCTCAACGCGAAAGCTGATTGCCGTCCTCAGcgcctcattcttgactcGTGCTTCAACAGGATGGAAAAGCAAGAAACACTCGACCAAAAGACATTCGGTGGACGGACCATACCGAACAGAGACCGCGAAATCCCAAGGAATCAATAAtagccagaagaaagatggACAGGCTGAATGAATGGCGGAAGCTACCTTGGGAGTTCTTGTTGGCAGGCACTAGGGCCAAAATAAGGTACCGCACCGGTAAATTGGGAGATGATATGTCTGCATCATTCAACATTGACTTATCTTGTACGTTACGGATTTACAGAATGGGGAGAAAGCGAGATGTATTCAAACATCTATAAACTCAAGCCGATAGTCTTGAACAGGTCGAGAACATTGATTGCAGAAGAATAGAAGGTTTAGCAATACTTGCGTCGAACCGCATTCGCTATCTAGACTGCAACTCGTAATCGGAAGCCGAGCTACAATAGAAGAAAGCGAGCGAAGTACGCCAGTCGTACAGACCAACGAAACCTTACGCTACGTAGGATTTCGACACTTCGGGACCTTATTCGACAGTCTGGACGTGGGCATGAACATTGATGCATTGATGCGCTGATGGTGGTTACACGCTTCAATGCGTAGATGGGCGCGAAAGCGGTGAACTACTGTATAGGAATGTAAATCCACTTGTATTCTTTGCAATTGATTGTTAAATTGCCGTCGATGTTCTGACGTGTGTCATGTCGCGTATCAACGGGTCGGGCGTCGGTCGGGCGGAACGGCAGGGGATCTACAGTatgggaggtggaggtggaagcaCTGGTGGAGGGCCGGGCCCCAAACTCCAGTATCAAGGTCCTGGCTCCACGGCACGGCCGCATATTCTGCACAGcacttcttttcctttggaTGAAAGGGGACATGTGAACCTGCAGGGATTAGCTTCGTGGATATCCGATCCACCGAATAGGAGATGTTCGATCAGTCGTAgttaagattgggctcatcaggaaccagcacccccttaggtaagcaaaagttggcttacctccgaaccttttcaacccttctgcactcacactattctacatttttgaaccacagatatgtaggttatgcttctttgaacacatctgtggttttttttttcaaaaaaattttgatctcaagaagttataaagattttaatttttttcctttttttttagtctaacacgtcagaaatggtgttttctcgagtttgggagattttcgaaaatttgacaatgttctttaagtcacgcctaagtaatacctctcagactcattatggacttccagagactacaatttgacctctgaggtgtaattctattattgtgggcataaaggctagtagtaaggattgtatatgcacatttatgaattttttttttttaaactttttgtctgaaaccattttccgtcaacataacttttgatttttttttcgagctggattttggccgctcttggcgccaagcccattgattacgtaagggtgctggtttctgatgagcccaatcttatgTATCACGGTGCTTCACTCTTTCTTGATTCCGATGCAGCCATAATGGAAGAAATCAGACCCTGGTTTGCTTGTCGGGAGTGGATATTTAATTATAGGAGGGAGAAACCCTTGATATAGCTCACCCCCGCACCACCCCAAGCACCCTCTTTCTATCTTTACCATCCCTTGCTTCCCTCTTTCACATCGTTCAGTATGGCCAGTATCAATGCCGCAGACGCGCTCTCCTACAGTGTAGATGCTATTCATTACTCCAGGCGTCCCCCACCCACTGCTCCGACTGGGTACTACGACTGGGAGGTATCAACCGACCCAACTGAGGCGAAGCAGGGTCACTCTTTGGTGTCCAACCTCATTACGAGGGTTGAGAATTTCAAGGCCAAGGGCCCAGTCAAGCCTGATCCCAAAGCCATTGTATGTATTCCCCAGTCATAGCCAACGTCCCGAAAATAGCGGATGAAAGGTTGTATTGTACTCACCGAGCTCTAGGATGCTTTCTTGGACACCGTTGTAAACCCGCAAGGCATTGATGATCGCAAGGGTGCTGTAAGCTTCTCATTTTCATCCGCTTTAGCGTACGAAGACCACTTAGCTGCGTAATGCCAGTTTGCGGATGGTCTTGGTCTGCTCGCCAGACTTGATCCCACCACAGACCTTTCCAAGAAGCTCAACAACTCCGTCATTGATACGCTTTACAACACCGTTCCACACCCGGTTGCGTCGTATCTGGGCCCATCGTTTTCCTACCGTCACGCTGATGGTGGCGCGAACAACATCCAGACGCCTGATATTGGGCGTGCCGGTACCCCTTACGCGCGCAGTGTTCAAGGCAAGGCCGGCTTGCCGAGGTCTTCGCTCCCTGATGCTGGTTTGGTCTTTGATACAATTTTAAAGAGGAAAGGAGTACGTGAATCATTGCGTTTAGGTTGCAAGACACCCCTGAATACGACTGACGCGTCTATGTTTGATTTGTCACGTGCAGCAAGTCAACCATGCCGGAGGAATGTCGAGTCTGATCTTTGCTTTCGCATCCATCGTCACCCACTCCCTTTTCCGTACCGATACTCAGAATATCTACATCAACAACACGAGCTCTTACCTGGATCTGAGTCCCGTTTATGGCTGCAGTAAGAACTATTTTTACTTAACTTGTTAAGACAATTGCATTCTCACTGTTTTTCTGCCAGACCAAGCAGAGCAAGATGCAGTCCGCAATAAGTCCCTAGGACGTGGATTGTTGTATCCTGACACTTTCTCAGAGGCTCGCCTTAGCTTCTTGCCCCCTGCTACCAGTGTTTTGTTGATTCTTTTTGCCCGTAACCACAACGTGAGTTAGTTTGCATCTTCCCGATTGTCCAAAAAATCTGACAATTTCTTTTGCAGTACATTGCCGAAAAGATTCTCAAAATCAATGAGCGCAAGAGGTGGTCTGATCCACCCCCGGCTGACCCCGCTCAGGCTGCTATCcaggacgaggagattttCCAGACCGCCAGACTTGTCAAGTACGTCTCTATTTTATTCCCCTCTGACAAACTTTCTTATCTGTTTATATCCTTTTAGCTGTGGATATTTCATGAGCGCCATTATGGGTGACTACGTTGCGGGATTCTTGGGATCGTCGGAAGGTTGCAACTGGAACATGAACGCCTTCGATGTCAGAATTTTTTCCCAACTTTTGTGGGCACGACTAATATGAATTTGTCGGCAGATTATTAACACTAAAGACCTCAAAGTCTCTCGTGGACAAGGGAACCACGTCAGTGTTGAGTTCAACATCCTCTACCGAGTAAGTCCCGTCTCTTTCATACCCGGGGACACAAATTCATATCTGTTCAGTGGCACGCAACTGTATCCGCACGCGACGAGAAATGGACAGAAGATGTCTTCCGTCAAGTATTTGGCGACAAGCCTTTCGACAAGGTATTCTATCCATTATGATCTCTGAGACGCTGTAGCTTACGCCTACCCAGCTCACCCTCGCGGATCTGAAGACTGTCGCCCAAACCTTCGCCGCTGTTGACCCCAACCCAGCTACTCGCACATTTGCCAACCTCAAGCGTGGCCCTGACGGCAAATACTCAGACGACGACCTCGCGAGCATTCTCCACACCGCAATTGAGAACCCCGCCTCTGCTTTCCGCGGTCGTGGTACTCCACCCGTCCTCCGTCTTGTCGAAATGATGGGTATTGAGCAGGCCAGAGAGTGGGGTCTGTGCACCATGAACGAGTTCAGAAAGTTCTTGGGTCTCAAACGTGCGTCATTGTTCTTTAAAATGTTCATTTCTGTGCTCAATTTGTTCATTAGAATTCGAGTCCTTCGAGGAGTGGAACCCCGATCCGGAGATCTCTAGCGCTGCTCGCAGATTGTACGGCCACATCGACAACTTGGAGCTCTACGTACGTGTATTtgccccccccccccccttTGTTGCACATTGAAATTGAACATGCTCTGCAGACTGGTCTCCAAGCTGAATCCACCATGCCTCTCACCGATGGTTCCCGCTTTGCCTGCGGCTACACCATCACACGTGCTGTGCTCGGTGATGCCATCGCCCTCGTTCGTGGTGACAGATTCTACACCAGCGACTTCACTCGTACGTGGTTTGTTAATTTGCGGTAATGTCAACCTAATGATGTCCTTAGCCATTAACCTGACGACTTGGGGATTCTACGACTGCCAACGCGACATGAATAACGGTGCTATGGGTGGTATCAGTGAGCACAATTACCTATGCACATGCTTCACGTTCTCACCTAACCTTTCATTTCCCAGTTTGCAAGCTGTTGTTGAGACATCTTCCTCGCCACTTCCCATGGGTAAATATTTCTTTTACATTCCTAATTCATATCTCTAAACGATAATTCCTTAGAACTCTGTCTACTCTCtattctctttcttcaccCCCGACCACATGAAAGCTTCCCTTACTCGTCAACGTCTTCAGGACAAGTACTCCTTTGACCACCCAGCCATTCTTCCTGTTCCCAAGGTTCTCAACACGCTCACCGGTATCAGGACAGTCTTCAGCGACCCTACCCGATTCAAGAACATCTACGAGAAGTTCGGCTACGGCAGCATCCTCATGTTCGACGATCAAGCTCAGTACGTTTATCCTCATCCGTAGATACATATGCAGAAACTCACTGACTGAATGTAAACTCGCAGACACGACCGTGATCGCGCCATTGTCCTGCACGCCATGTGGCCAGACGCCAAGTCAATCGACGACTATGCCGCCTTCTTCGCCCAACAAGTCAAGGCACAGATCAACCAGAAGGCGTGGTCGTATACTAACGGTGTTCCGGGAAAGTACGTCGACATCGTCAAGGATGTCGTTTACCCCTCTGTCGCCCATGTTGCTGCCGATCTCttggtttgtcttttttgtttattcATAAATACTTTTAGGCTGACAAAGGTTTGTGTTCTCGATAAATAGACTGGTATTCCTCTCAAGACTGATGCTAACCCTCATGGACTCTTCACCGAGCTCGAGTTCTTCGAGATGCTCTCCACTCTCGTATGCATCCTTTTTTATGACCTCAGATATGGATGTTAACCTATCCACCCTAGTTCACAAACACGTTCTTGGCGTTCGACCAGACCGAAATCAGCTTCGGCCTCCACGACGCGTCGCTCAAAGCCGGAACCATTGTCGGTGCACTCGCCGCCAAGTCCCTGCTCGAAGTCGCGCCCTCTGCTGCACCCGTGAGCTAACTAATCGTACCATGCAACTGTCCGATCTCACTCACTTTTTGTAGAACGTTCTCGGTCGTGTTGCCGCGTCCGTAGTGTCCTTCATCTGGCCCGCCAACGACAAGCCCTGGTACCCCTTCCTCCAACGTCTCGCAGCGTCTGGTCGTCCTCTTGACGAGCTTCTCGGTAACCTTCTCGGTGTCGCCGTCGGAGCTAGTGTCAACCACGGCCATGCCACTGTCAACGTCATCGACTTCTACCTCGATGACAAGAGGAAAGCGGAGAGGGAACACATCGTCCAGCTTGTGAAGAGGAACGATAAGGAGAGCGCTGCGCTGCTGCTGGGATATGTCTCTGAGGCCATGCGTACGTCCTCTTTTGTAGCAGGCTTATTTGTATCATTGacccttttttcttttacaaTCAGGTCTGCAACCTCAATTTGAGGGTCTCTGGCGAGAGGCTACGGTTGATACTGTTATCAACCAGGGACCAGGACTTCCTCCTCTGGAAGTCAAGGCTGGCGATCGTCTCCGTGGCAGCTTCAGGAATGCCCACCTGAACGTAAGCAACATTCACTACAGATCTTGACCTTCTCGTACTTAGCATGCACTCTTTGCAGCCTCTCGACTTCC
This genomic interval carries:
- a CDS encoding Psi-producing oxygenase A; amino-acid sequence: MASINAADALSYSVDAIHYSRRPPPTAPTGYYDWEVSTDPTEAKQGHSLVSNLITRVENFKAKGPVKPDPKAIDAFLDTVVNPQGIDDRKGAFADGLGLLARLDPTTDLSKKLNNSVIDTLYNTVPHPVASYLGPSFSYRHADGGANNIQTPDIGRAGTPYARSVQGKAGLPRSSLPDAGLVFDTILKRKGQVNHAGGMSSLIFAFASIVTHSLFRTDTQNIYINNTSSYLDLSPVYGCNQAEQDAVRNKSLGRGLLYPDTFSEARLSFLPPATSVLLILFARNHNYIAEKILKINERKRWSDPPPADPAQAAIQDEEIFQTARLVNCGYFMSAIMGDYVAGFLGSSEGCNWNMNAFDIINTKDLKVSRGQGNHVSVEFNILYRWHATVSARDEKWTEDVFRQVFGDKPFDKLTPTQLTLADLKTVAQTFAAVDPNPATRTFANLKRGPDGKYSDDDLASILHTAIENPASAFRGRGTPPVLRLVEMMGIEQAREWGLCTMNEFRKFLGLKQFESFEEWNPDPEISSAARRLYGHIDNLELYTGLQAESTMPLTDGSRFACGYTITRAVLGDAIALVRGDRFYTSDFTPINLTTWGFYDCQRDMNNGAMGGIICKLLLRHLPRHFPWNSVYSLFSFFTPDHMKASLTRQRLQDKYSFDHPAILPVPKVLNTLTGIRTVFSDPTRFKNIYEKFGYGSILMFDDQAQHDRDRAIVLHAMWPDAKSIDDYAAFFAQQVKAQINQKAWSYTNGVPGKYVDIVKDVVYPSVAHVAADLLTGIPLKTDANPHGLFTELEFFEMLSTLFTNTFLAFDQTEISFGLHDASLKAGTIVGALAAKSLLEVAPSAAPNVLGRVAASVVSFIWPANDKPWYPFLQRLAASGRPLDELLGNLLGVAVGASVNHGHATVNVIDFYLDDKRKAEREHIVQLVKRNDKESAALLLGYVSEAMRLQPQFEGLWREATVDTVINQGPGLPPLEVKAGDRLRGSFRNAHLNPLDFPDPTNVNPRRPPTAYDTINGTGFHGCPGVAYARKAIVEAVKIVFSLKNVRRAAGDAGTLRRFHEIVHETETDVFVQRNGTTSPWPGSMNIVFDV